From one Lolium rigidum isolate FL_2022 chromosome 4, APGP_CSIRO_Lrig_0.1, whole genome shotgun sequence genomic stretch:
- the LOC124649547 gene encoding uncharacterized protein LOC124649547, protein MAGSTTVLAAILLVDLVAFGLAIGAEQSRPTASLETDARNEWTYCRYHPDASTGMGGAALALLLVGQVVAAAASRCFCCGAALRPGGARGCALMLFLSSWLTFLIAEACLLAGLVQSAYHTGYRTVIFENPPDCETVRRGTFGAGAAFALITGVLTGSYYYCFSKSRGSYQRPEAAIGMSRFQ, encoded by the exons ATGGCCGGCTCCACCACGGTGCTGGCCGCCATCCTGCTCGTCGACCTCGTCGCCTTCGGCCTCGCCATCGGCGCCGAGCAGAGCCGCCCCACG GCGAGCCTGGAGACGGACGCGAGGAACGAGTGGACCTACTGCCGCTACCACCCCGACGCGTCCACGGGGATGGGCGGCGCCGCGCTCGCGCTGCTGCTCGTGGGCCAGGtggtggccgccgccgccagccgctGCTTCTGCTGCGGCGCCGCGCTCCGccccggcggcgcgcgcggctgcGCGCTCATGCTCTTCCTCTCCTCCTG GTTGACATTTCTCATTGCAGAGGCCTGCTTGCTGGCTGGGCTGGTGCAGTCCGCCTACCACACTGGTTACCGCACAGTGATATTTGAAAACCCACCGGACTGTGAAACGGTGCGGCGGGGCACATTCGGAGCCGGTGCGGCTTTTGCCCTGATCACTGGTGTGCTCACCGGGTCATACTACTACTGTTTCTCCAAGTCGCGGGGGTCCTACCAACGCCCGGAGGCTGCCATTGGCATGAGCCGGTTTCAGTGA
- the LOC124706229 gene encoding dof zinc finger protein DOF1.6-like → MASPFLAASSSSSASSPLSYLIPRPPSSSLVPQAQGGFSCGAALAGPYGGNGFGGADVEAAGVRQGGRHAGHPPLPRPPPRQCPRCRSANTKFCYYNNYSRKQPRYFCRACRRHWTEGGTLRDVPVGGGRKNRRNGGGNNKGGAKAPSATATGTASSAAAAAAAGFVPADVLRQMLFQPASFTAVGGGSSGYSIDLGAWQQMAAATAAPHGDQDVGTVGGTAPAADANCGAGVQFWSGWQAQDDMSGFDAPF, encoded by the exons ATGGCGTCGCCCTTTCTggcagcctcttcttcctcttccgctTCGTCGCCCCTCTCTTACCTGATCCCTAGGCCGCCTTCTTCCTCCCTCGTGCCGCAAGCGCAAGGCGGCTTCTCGTGCGGTGCTGCTCTGGCCGGACCATACGGCGGCAACGGCTTCGGCGGCGCGGACGTCGAGGCGGCGGGGGTGAGGCAGGGCGGCAGGCACGCGGGCCACCCGCCGCTGCCGCGCCCGCCGCCCAGGCAGTGCCCGCGGTGCAGGTCCGCCAACACCAAGTTCTGCTACTACAACAACTACAGCCGCAAGCAGCCGCGCTACTTCTGCCGGGCGTGCCGCCGACACTGGACCGAGGGCGGCACGCTCCGCGACGTGCCCGTCGGCGGCGGCCGCAAGAACAGGCGCAACGGCGGAGGCAACAACAAGGGGGGCGCGAAGGCGccttccgccaccgccaccggtacgGCGTCCtccgctgcggcggcggcggcagctg GGTTCGTCCCGGCCGACGTCCTAAGGCAGATGCTGTTCCAGCCTGCCAGCTTCACGGCCGTCGGCGGGGGCAGCAGCGGCTACAGCATCGACCTGGGCGCGTGGCAGCAAATGGCGGCTGCTACGGCAGCACCGCACGGCGACCAAGATGTTGGCACGGTCGGAGGAACGGCGCCGGCGGCAGATGCCAACTGCGGCGCCGGAGTGCAGTTCTGGAGCGGGTGGCAGGCGCAAGATGACATGTCCGGTTTCGATGCGCCTTTCTAA
- the LOC124708440 gene encoding 1-acyl-sn-glycerol-3-phosphate acyltransferase LPAT1, chloroplastic-like → MGTLLWPRPATTAFAPPIAAGPSAAHVVAGGGVKGRPRRVSLALRCPDQRPRVIQDGRGRWAASRSYVAAGGAAAAAGDSSRALPDLQMASRIRGVFFYMVTSAAAIVLFIAMVVVHPLVLLFDRHRRRAQHYIAKIWATLAISMFYKLEFEGMENLPPNTSPAVYVANHQSFLDIYTLLTLGRCFKFISKTSIFMIPIIGWAMYLLGVIPLRRMDSRSQLDCLKRCVDLVKRGASVFFFPEGTRSKDGKLGVFKRGAFSVAAKTGVPVVPITLLGTGKLMPPGMEGNLNSGSVKVIIHRPVEGDNAEKLCSNARSVIADTLLLHGYGVH, encoded by the exons ATGGGGACGCTCCTCTGGCCGAGGCCGGCCACCACGGCCTTCGCGCCGCCCATTGCCGCCGGCCCCTCCGCCGCGCACG TGGTGGCTGGCGGCGGCGTCAAGGGCCGGCCGCGGCGGGTGTCCCTGGCGCTCCGCTGCCCGGACCAGCGACCGCGAGTAATCCAGGACGGGAGGGGGCGATGGGCGGCTTCGAGATCGTAcgtcgccgccggtggcgccgctgctgctgccggcgATTCGTCCCGTGCGCTCCCAG ACCTGCAAATGGCTTCGAGGATCAGAGGGGTCTTCTTCTACATGGTGACATCTGCCGCGGCGATCGTCTTGTTTATAGCCATGGTCGTGGTTCATCCACTTGTGCTCTTATTTGACCGACACCGCAGGAGAGCTCAGCACTACATTGCCAAGATTTGGGCTACTTTGGCAATTTCCATGTTCTACAAGCTTGAATTCGAGGGAATGGAGAATCTACCTCCAAATACTAGCCCCGCTGTCTATGTTGCGAACCATCAGAGCTTCTTGGATATCTATACCCTTCTAACTCTAGGAAGGTGCTTCAAGTTTATCAGCAAGACCAGTATCTTTATGATTCCAATTATTGGGTGGGCAATGTATCTCTTGGGTGTCATTCCTTTGCGGCGTATGGACAGCAGGAGCCAGTTG GATTGTCTTAAACGGTGTGTGGATTTGGTGAAAAGGGGAGCATCCGTATTTTTCTTTCCGGAGGGCACTCGAAGTAAAGATGGAAAACTAGGTGTATTTAAG CGAGGAGCATTTAGTGTCGCAGCAAAGACGGGCGTTCCTGTGGTTCCTATTACTCTTCTTGGGACAGGGAAGCTGATGCCTCCTGGAATGGAAGGCAATCTTAATTCAGGTTCAGTAAAGGTCATTATTCACCGTCCAGTTGAAGGGGATAATGCAGAGAAATTATGTAGCAACGCAAGGAGTGTGATAGCGGACACTCTTCTTCTACATGGTTATGGAGTGCACTAA